In Delphinus delphis chromosome 18, mDelDel1.2, whole genome shotgun sequence, the following proteins share a genomic window:
- the GGACT gene encoding gamma-glutamylaminecyclotransferase, translating to MAHVFVYGTLKTGQPNHRVLLESAHGRAAFRGWGRTVEPYPLVIAGQRNIPWLLNLPGQGRRVAGEVYAVDEQMLRFLDEFEGCPDMYQRTRVTVAVEGAGGTLQCFVYSTATYPPEWVHLPYHDDYDSQGEHGLRYSPRESR from the coding sequence ATGGCCCACGTGTTCGTGTACGGGACCCTGAAGACGGGCCAGCCCAACCACCGGGTCCTGCTGGAGAGCGCCCACGGTCGCGCGGCCTTCCGGGGCTGGGGTCGCACGGTCGAGCCGTACCCGCTGGTGATCGCGGGGCAGCGCAACATCCCGTGGCTGCTGAACCTGCCGGGCCAGGGGCGCCGAGTGGCTGGGGAGGTCTACGCCGTGGACGAGCAGATGCTGCGCTTTCTGGACGAGTTCGAAGGCTGCCCGGACATGTACCAGCGCACCCGGGTGACAGTCGCTGTTGAGGGGGCGGGCGGGACCCTACAGTGCTTCGTGTACAGCACGGCCACCTACCCGCCCGAGTGGGTCCACCTCCCGTACCACGACGATTACGACTCACAGGGGGAGCACGGGCTTCGCTATAGTCCGCGGGAAAGCAGATGA